Proteins from one Pelorhabdus rhamnosifermentans genomic window:
- the rnr gene encoding ribonuclease R: protein MAMKEQILEFMNHAAYKPLLAEDLVEQLGCSGAVIDDFWQALEELEQDAQVIKTRFDKYGVPARMNLMVGRLEMTRKGAGFVISEIPGNPDAHIAHHALNGAMNNDRVVARIESSKAIGRAQEGEIIRIVKRANHAIVGTFQAQKHYGFVTPDDKRIGYDIFIPKADFNGAESDQKVVVTMTKWPGKGRNAEGMISEILGFTGDTGIEILSAIKNHNLPVDFPAEVKAAADAVPDAITEQDFAGRRDLRERMMVTIDGEDAKDLDDAVSVEKLADGCYQLGVHIADVSYYVTEDSILDREALERGTSVYLVDRVLPMLPRRLSNGICSLNAGVDRLAMTCEMKLSPDGQVLSYEIFPSVIHVTRRLTYTIVRKILAEQDEALSQEYADLVSHLHDMERLCKILRGRRMRRGAIDFDFPEIKVKLDEAGHPVEIVKRVRTIAESVVEEFMLVANETVAEHMERNKLPFIYRVHEEPEQDKIAKLNVLLHNFGQTIATAGDVKPLQLQQVLTKIAGQPEERIISTVMLRSLKQARYEAENLGHFGLAAKYYTHFTSPIRRYPDLIVHRLLRETLPTNKISKARREQLDELLPDWAHHCSLKERAAADAERETVDLKKVEYMAQFVGEEFKGIISGVTAFGLFVELETGIEGLVHVSSMDDDYYQYYEERYMLLGERTRKQYRLGDEVEIKLLKVNPQERSIDFVLTSSGEHVLKKVGLSAGDVRKFIHNNKSAGKGHGEKPGGGKGAARRKSTGTGKSKGKAKSAGKHSSNNSAAHKFSRKDS, encoded by the coding sequence ATGGCAATGAAAGAACAAATACTCGAATTTATGAATCATGCGGCCTATAAACCTTTGCTTGCTGAAGATTTGGTGGAACAGCTTGGTTGTAGCGGTGCAGTGATTGATGATTTCTGGCAGGCTCTAGAAGAATTGGAGCAAGATGCCCAAGTTATTAAGACGCGATTTGATAAATATGGTGTTCCCGCTCGCATGAATTTGATGGTGGGACGGCTTGAAATGACCCGTAAGGGAGCAGGATTCGTTATTAGTGAGATTCCCGGTAACCCTGACGCTCATATTGCTCATCATGCGTTAAATGGAGCCATGAATAATGACCGTGTTGTGGCGCGCATTGAAAGCAGTAAAGCTATCGGACGTGCCCAAGAAGGCGAAATTATTCGCATTGTAAAACGGGCCAATCATGCCATTGTGGGAACTTTTCAGGCCCAAAAACATTATGGCTTTGTCACACCTGATGATAAGCGGATTGGTTACGATATTTTTATTCCTAAAGCGGATTTTAATGGAGCTGAAAGCGATCAAAAAGTAGTTGTCACGATGACCAAATGGCCAGGCAAGGGCCGGAATGCCGAGGGCATGATTAGTGAAATTCTTGGCTTTACAGGAGATACAGGCATTGAAATTCTGTCTGCTATCAAAAATCATAATTTGCCTGTCGATTTTCCGGCTGAAGTGAAGGCTGCCGCAGATGCGGTGCCTGATGCCATTACGGAGCAAGATTTTGCTGGAAGGCGTGATTTGCGTGAGCGTATGATGGTGACGATCGATGGGGAAGATGCCAAGGATCTAGATGATGCTGTAAGTGTGGAAAAGTTAGCTGACGGCTGCTATCAGCTTGGTGTGCATATTGCTGATGTGAGCTACTATGTGACGGAGGACAGTATTTTAGATCGTGAAGCCCTCGAACGGGGGACAAGTGTTTATTTAGTAGACAGAGTGCTTCCCATGTTGCCCAGGCGTTTGTCGAACGGTATTTGCAGTCTCAATGCCGGAGTAGATCGTTTGGCTATGACGTGTGAAATGAAACTGAGTCCTGATGGACAAGTCTTGTCATATGAAATTTTTCCTAGTGTCATTCATGTAACGCGGCGTTTGACTTATACAATTGTCCGCAAAATTTTGGCTGAACAGGACGAAGCATTGAGTCAGGAGTATGCCGATTTAGTGTCGCATTTACACGACATGGAGCGGTTATGTAAAATTTTGCGGGGTCGTCGCATGCGGCGCGGGGCGATTGATTTTGATTTCCCGGAAATCAAGGTAAAACTGGATGAAGCAGGCCATCCAGTGGAAATCGTAAAACGGGTGCGGACGATTGCTGAGTCTGTTGTCGAAGAATTCATGCTTGTTGCCAATGAAACGGTTGCCGAACATATGGAACGGAATAAATTGCCCTTTATTTATCGCGTCCATGAAGAGCCGGAACAGGATAAAATTGCTAAGCTCAATGTTTTGCTGCATAACTTTGGACAAACCATTGCTACGGCTGGCGATGTAAAACCGTTGCAGCTGCAGCAGGTTTTGACGAAAATTGCCGGTCAACCGGAAGAACGCATTATTAGTACGGTTATGCTGCGTTCTTTAAAGCAAGCTCGTTATGAAGCGGAAAATCTCGGTCATTTTGGTTTAGCTGCGAAATATTATACACATTTTACTTCGCCTATTCGTCGCTATCCGGACTTGATTGTACACCGCCTGTTGCGTGAAACCCTGCCAACGAATAAGATTTCCAAGGCGCGGCGGGAACAACTGGATGAATTGTTGCCTGACTGGGCTCATCATTGTTCACTCAAAGAAAGAGCGGCAGCTGATGCCGAGCGCGAAACGGTGGATTTGAAGAAAGTCGAGTATATGGCGCAATTTGTTGGGGAAGAGTTTAAGGGCATTATCAGCGGTGTTACGGCTTTCGGCTTGTTCGTTGAGCTTGAAACAGGTATTGAAGGCTTAGTTCATGTTTCTTCTATGGATGATGACTACTATCAGTATTATGAAGAACGTTATATGTTGCTTGGCGAGCGGACGCGTAAGCAGTATCGCCTAGGTGACGAAGTGGAAATTAAGTTACTTAAGGTGAATCCTCAGGAACGGAGTATCGATTTTGTTTTGACTTCCAGTGGGGAGCATGTGTTGAAAAAAGTCGGGCTGAGTGCTGGCGATGTCCGGAAATTTATACACAATAATAAATCAGCAGGAAAAGGTCATGGTGAAAAGCCGGGTGGTGGTAAAGGCGCGGCACGGCGTAAGTCAACTGGCACAGGAAAATCAAAGGGAAAAGCCAAATCCGCTGGTAAGCACAGTTCGAATAATAGTGCCGCACATAAATTTTCTCGGAAAGATTCTTAA
- the mtnA gene encoding S-methyl-5-thioribose-1-phosphate isomerase, producing the protein MAELLAIQWNEEKDELILLDQTKLPNDIQYITYHTAEDVYLAIKNMIVRGAPAIGVTAGYGLYFGVKNAPNDTFENFYQVLKAKSNYLNSSRPTAVNLSWALTRMENRALELKERPISEIKQALRAEAKKIHAEDIEICKTIGEELITLLQDGMGILTHCNAGQLATSKYGTATAPMYLAKEKGWHLKVYSDETRPRLQGSTLTALELQMAGIDVTTITDNMAAVVMSQGKVNAVIVGCDRIAANGDTANKIGTFGVSILAKYFHIPMYIAAPTPSIDLDTPTGADIPIEERAPEEVTCRFGVWTAPKDVKVYNPSFDVTPHNNITAIVTEKGIVYAPFAKNLKQLFAR; encoded by the coding sequence ATGGCTGAGTTATTGGCAATCCAATGGAATGAGGAAAAAGATGAACTGATCTTGCTTGATCAAACCAAATTACCAAATGACATACAATATATTACTTATCATACGGCTGAAGATGTTTATCTTGCCATCAAAAACATGATTGTAAGAGGAGCTCCTGCGATTGGCGTTACTGCAGGCTATGGCTTATATTTTGGTGTGAAAAATGCTCCCAACGATACTTTTGAAAACTTTTATCAGGTTTTAAAAGCAAAATCGAATTATTTAAATTCCAGTCGGCCGACTGCCGTGAATCTTTCCTGGGCACTTACAAGAATGGAAAATCGGGCATTAGAGCTGAAAGAAAGACCTATTAGTGAAATCAAACAAGCTTTGCGTGCCGAGGCGAAAAAAATTCATGCTGAAGATATAGAAATATGTAAGACAATTGGTGAAGAACTCATTACCTTGCTGCAAGATGGAATGGGTATTTTAACTCATTGCAATGCCGGTCAGTTAGCCACTTCAAAGTATGGAACTGCAACAGCTCCCATGTATCTTGCAAAAGAAAAAGGGTGGCATCTGAAAGTTTATTCTGATGAAACAAGACCACGACTTCAAGGTTCTACTTTGACAGCTTTGGAATTACAGATGGCTGGCATTGATGTTACGACAATTACGGATAATATGGCAGCAGTTGTGATGTCACAGGGAAAAGTGAATGCCGTTATTGTAGGATGCGATAGAATAGCTGCCAATGGTGATACAGCCAACAAAATTGGTACTTTTGGTGTTTCAATTCTGGCTAAATACTTTCATATTCCTATGTATATTGCCGCGCCTACACCAAGCATTGATTTAGATACGCCAACAGGAGCGGATATTCCCATTGAAGAAAGAGCTCCCGAGGAAGTTACTTGTCGGTTTGGTGTCTGGACAGCTCCTAAGGATGTAAAGGTATATAATCCTTCTTTTGATGTAACTCCTCACAATAATATTACGGCCATTGTTACAGAAAAGGGAATTGTCTATGCTCCATTCGCAAAAAATTTAAAGCAGTTGTTCGCAAGATAG
- a CDS encoding PTS galactitol transporter subunit IIC, producing MDAVIRYILDLGAAVFLPIVMIIIALIVKMKPQKAIICGITLGIAFTGMNVVLGFMFNSISPAAAAFVRSTGINLTTIDVGWSPVAAIAWAWPYALMVFPIQIAINVIMIALGWTNCLNVDMWNVWGKILTALMVTALTDSVALGLVAAGVEVVFELKNGDFMQKSIHKLSKLPDVTCAHVMNLEGVILAPINRMLDFVPILNKINVDSNKLKEKIGIFGENSVMGFIVGGAIAAFGGYDMKGILTTAVQVATALVLFPLVANLFMDSLGPIAQAAGDFMKEKYNGREFFIGVDWPILAGRSELWVASILLIPFELLFAVLLAKVGISSVLPLASIINIGFVVSSLIITGGNLVRMLIMGIITTPIYLIVSSQFAPIFTKYAQIQNTLTVPDGQLLTYFGIEGPEFRWAIAHAANIIHGDVIGLGLFSAFIALFVWYGKYMRERNN from the coding sequence ATGGATGCAGTAATTAGATATATATTAGACTTAGGTGCTGCGGTTTTTTTGCCTATCGTCATGATTATTATTGCTTTAATCGTGAAAATGAAACCTCAAAAAGCCATTATTTGTGGTATTACATTAGGAATTGCCTTTACAGGGATGAATGTCGTTTTGGGATTTATGTTTAATTCAATTAGTCCTGCAGCAGCTGCTTTTGTTAGAAGTACAGGAATAAATTTAACAACCATTGATGTCGGTTGGTCACCTGTTGCTGCTATTGCCTGGGCTTGGCCCTATGCCTTGATGGTATTTCCTATTCAAATCGCGATTAATGTTATTATGATTGCCTTGGGGTGGACAAACTGTTTAAATGTAGATATGTGGAATGTATGGGGGAAAATACTTACTGCGTTAATGGTAACCGCGTTAACGGATAGTGTGGCATTAGGACTTGTCGCTGCAGGTGTTGAAGTGGTATTTGAGCTTAAAAATGGTGATTTTATGCAAAAATCCATTCATAAGCTATCCAAGTTACCTGATGTAACTTGTGCGCATGTTATGAATTTGGAAGGTGTTATTTTAGCACCGATCAATAGAATGTTAGATTTCGTCCCTATACTTAACAAGATAAATGTGGATTCAAATAAACTTAAAGAAAAGATCGGGATATTTGGTGAAAATAGTGTCATGGGCTTTATTGTAGGTGGTGCTATAGCTGCTTTTGGCGGATATGACATGAAGGGAATACTGACCACGGCTGTTCAAGTGGCAACGGCTCTAGTATTATTTCCTTTGGTAGCCAATTTGTTTATGGATTCATTAGGACCTATTGCACAAGCAGCAGGCGATTTTATGAAAGAAAAATATAATGGCAGAGAATTTTTTATTGGTGTGGATTGGCCTATTCTTGCTGGAAGATCTGAACTTTGGGTTGCATCCATTTTGTTGATTCCATTTGAGTTATTGTTTGCTGTATTGCTTGCAAAAGTGGGAATAAGCAGTGTTCTTCCGTTGGCTTCAATTATTAATATTGGTTTTGTAGTATCCTCTTTAATTATCACAGGTGGCAATTTGGTAAGAATGCTTATCATGGGTATCATTACAACGCCAATTTATTTAATCGTATCTTCGCAATTTGCACCAATTTTCACTAAATATGCGCAAATTCAAAATACCTTGACGGTTCCAGATGGACAATTATTAACTTATTTTGGTATTGAAGGCCCTGAATTTCGCTGGGCAATTGCTCATGCGGCAAACATTATTCATGGTGATGTGATTGGACTGGGCCTTTTTAGTGCTTTTATCGCGCTTTTTGTATGGTATGGAAAATATATGAGGGAAAGAAACAATTAA
- the ald gene encoding alanine dehydrogenase, producing the protein MIIGIPKEIKSQEYRVAVTPLGVKEFKKHHHTVLVEADAGIGSSITDQDYRAAGAEIVDKTQLFERADMIYKVKEMFPEEFKYLRAGLIVFTYIHSNAHREQTDAFLESRAVGIAYEDIQDGKGNFPLLRPMSEIAGKGGFLAACQFIQKIHGGTGMMPARVYGVTTPEIMVIGAGYAGIGAAELASAFGNKVTLLDISFDKLEQAKAILPPNVELLYSNSSNIAQYLTQSDVVINCVLWPKWKKDHLVTRNMIRTMKRGALIVDVSCDDGGAIETCRSTSHDHPVYFEEGIMHYCVDNIPSAFSRTATYALTGATLPYALEIADKGCKQALLDNPALRKGLSFYLGELTLAETGKKQNRSYKSPEEVLN; encoded by the coding sequence ATGATTATTGGAATTCCGAAAGAAATCAAAAGCCAGGAATATCGCGTGGCTGTTACGCCACTCGGTGTAAAAGAATTTAAAAAACATCATCATACGGTTCTCGTCGAAGCGGATGCGGGTATTGGGAGTAGCATTACGGATCAGGACTATCGGGCTGCTGGTGCAGAGATCGTGGATAAAACACAACTTTTTGAGCGAGCCGATATGATTTATAAGGTTAAGGAGATGTTCCCGGAAGAATTTAAGTATTTAAGAGCGGGATTGATTGTCTTTACTTACATCCATTCTAATGCGCATCGCGAGCAAACGGATGCGTTTTTAGAGAGTAGAGCGGTGGGGATTGCCTATGAAGATATTCAAGATGGTAAAGGCAATTTTCCCTTATTAAGACCCATGAGTGAAATTGCTGGTAAGGGAGGATTTTTAGCTGCTTGTCAATTCATTCAGAAAATTCATGGTGGCACTGGCATGATGCCGGCCCGGGTTTATGGTGTAACGACGCCGGAAATTATGGTGATCGGTGCTGGTTATGCGGGGATTGGGGCTGCTGAATTGGCGTCGGCTTTTGGCAATAAGGTTACTTTGTTGGATATTTCTTTTGACAAATTAGAACAAGCAAAAGCAATTTTACCACCGAATGTTGAGCTCTTATATTCCAATTCTTCCAATATTGCACAATACTTGACCCAATCGGATGTAGTGATTAACTGTGTATTATGGCCCAAGTGGAAAAAAGATCATTTAGTTACTCGCAATATGATCAGAACAATGAAACGCGGCGCACTTATCGTGGATGTTTCCTGTGACGACGGTGGTGCTATTGAGACGTGTCGCTCCACTTCTCATGATCATCCGGTTTATTTTGAAGAGGGAATTATGCATTATTGTGTGGATAATATTCCTTCCGCATTTTCACGAACTGCCACCTATGCCTTAACAGGTGCCACACTGCCTTATGCACTGGAAATTGCCGATAAAGGGTGCAAACAAGCATTGCTTGATAATCCGGCTTTAAGAAAGGGCCTTTCATTTTATTTGGGAGAGTTGACATTAGCGGAAACCGGGAAAAAACAAAATCGTTCTTATAAGAGTCCAGAAGAGGTTCTCAACTAA
- the mtnK gene encoding S-methyl-5-thioribose kinase, translating to MNEYQAMTSETIGDYVKKVGVFPSDHQLAAKEVGDGNLNLVFRISDLTDHKTVIVKQALPYLKVAGEGWKLTIDRNRIEAETMQLQNKLCSGSVPRVYHHSDDYALTIMEDLGEMETLRNGLMSMKKYPKFPGQIGRFFARNLFLSSDMGMGPMEKKKIVSRFISPELCDITEKLVLNDPYADSASNNVNPYIKTAVEQVWGNQQVRLETAKLKSIFMTKAEALLHGDVHTGSIFIDENKCVIFDAEFAFYGPYGYDIGLLLANFILNYVSWEGRADKNLSDIKSYREYLLKSIEEIWCAFSENFHELWQHESKDIITQIPGYEESYVQELLHETIGFSACEVMRRIIGMAHVPDLDAIEDLQARAKAQRLGLKIGQAILLQRNNLNSIQEFTDLIKQSAK from the coding sequence GTGAACGAGTATCAAGCCATGACGAGTGAAACAATTGGTGATTATGTAAAAAAAGTTGGCGTTTTTCCGAGCGATCATCAGTTGGCTGCAAAAGAAGTTGGTGACGGAAATTTAAATCTTGTTTTTAGAATAAGTGATCTGACAGATCATAAAACAGTGATTGTAAAACAAGCCCTTCCTTATTTGAAAGTAGCTGGTGAAGGCTGGAAACTTACGATTGACCGGAATAGAATTGAAGCGGAGACGATGCAATTACAAAATAAACTATGCTCTGGCTCTGTTCCGCGCGTATATCATCATAGTGATGATTATGCACTGACGATTATGGAAGATTTAGGCGAAATGGAGACATTAAGAAATGGGCTAATGTCTATGAAAAAATATCCTAAATTTCCAGGGCAGATTGGCCGGTTTTTTGCCAGAAACTTATTCTTATCATCAGATATGGGAATGGGTCCGATGGAGAAGAAAAAAATCGTATCCCGCTTTATTAGTCCGGAATTGTGTGATATTACGGAGAAACTTGTTCTAAATGATCCCTATGCCGATTCTGCATCTAATAATGTCAATCCTTATATAAAAACAGCTGTAGAACAAGTTTGGGGCAATCAACAGGTGCGTTTGGAAACAGCAAAATTAAAATCGATATTTATGACGAAAGCGGAAGCCTTGCTTCATGGTGATGTACATACGGGTTCTATCTTTATCGATGAAAACAAATGTGTTATATTTGACGCAGAATTTGCTTTTTATGGTCCTTATGGCTATGATATTGGCTTGTTATTGGCAAATTTTATATTAAATTATGTTTCTTGGGAAGGGCGAGCGGATAAAAATTTGTCAGACATTAAGAGTTATCGGGAATATTTATTAAAATCCATTGAAGAAATTTGGTGCGCATTTTCAGAAAATTTTCATGAACTTTGGCAGCATGAATCGAAAGATATCATAACGCAGATTCCCGGGTATGAAGAAAGTTATGTTCAAGAGTTGCTTCATGAAACGATCGGATTTTCTGCTTGTGAAGTGATGCGGAGAATCATTGGTATGGCTCATGTACCTGACTTGGATGCGATAGAAGATTTACAGGCAAGAGCCAAAGCTCAAAGATTAGGTTTAAAAATTGGACAAGCAATACTTTTGCAAAGAAATAATTTAAATTCCATTCAAGAATTTACCGATTTAATTAAACAATCTGCAAAATAA
- a CDS encoding helix-turn-helix domain-containing protein yields MNVGNRIIGIRHNKGLSQYKLYNLAEISQSALSDIESNKKSPTITTLEKICKALEISLSDFFLEDNAHDNNDLDNLPADSKKELALFKEFLLYKHDIKKPTTEK; encoded by the coding sequence ATGAATGTTGGCAATAGAATTATAGGAATCAGACACAATAAAGGACTTAGCCAATACAAGTTATATAATTTAGCTGAAATTAGCCAATCAGCACTTAGTGACATAGAATCCAATAAAAAATCTCCTACAATCACCACCCTAGAAAAAATTTGTAAGGCCCTCGAAATCTCCTTATCAGACTTCTTTTTAGAAGACAATGCCCATGACAATAATGACCTAGATAACCTTCCCGCTGATTCGAAGAAAGAACTAGCTTTATTTAAAGAATTTCTTCTTTATAAACACGACATAAAAAAGCCTACTACTGAAAAGTAG
- a CDS encoding class II aldolase/adducin family protein, protein MLEDLKKELTSIIKKADIAGLCQHKSGNMSLKDEKSGMILVTPSGIAREDLTYEDICVVDKDAKIIEMKDNVKPSSELLMHLTAYKARQDIQAVVHTHSRFATSFAVLNKPIPPIIYEAVYYGGVVPVASYGRPGTKELAESIIEPLKQADACLLQSHGVMTIGKDIEAAYLKAIYVEEVAEVYYRTLMLNGGKEPPVLTLDELKKWKYPLDHIKRN, encoded by the coding sequence ATGTTAGAAGACTTGAAAAAAGAACTTACTTCGATTATAAAAAAAGCCGATATAGCCGGTTTATGTCAGCACAAATCAGGAAATATGAGTCTGAAAGACGAAAAAAGCGGTATGATTCTTGTTACTCCATCGGGTATTGCGCGAGAGGACTTAACTTATGAAGATATTTGTGTTGTTGATAAAGATGCAAAGATAATTGAAATGAAAGACAATGTGAAACCGAGTAGCGAACTTTTAATGCATCTTACTGCCTACAAGGCAAGACAAGATATCCAAGCTGTGGTACATACGCATTCACGGTTTGCCACTTCTTTTGCGGTTTTAAATAAGCCAATACCGCCGATTATTTATGAAGCCGTTTATTATGGCGGTGTTGTTCCTGTTGCTTCTTATGGACGACCGGGGACAAAAGAGCTTGCTGAAAGCATTATTGAGCCATTAAAACAAGCAGATGCCTGTCTCTTACAAAGTCACGGTGTGATGACGATTGGAAAAGATATTGAAGCAGCTTATCTTAAAGCAATTTATGTCGAAGAAGTTGCTGAAGTGTATTATCGGACCTTGATGTTAAATGGAGGAAAGGAGCCTCCTGTTTTAACACTGGATGAATTAAAAAAGTGGAAATATCCATTGGATCATATAAAACGCAACTAA
- a CDS encoding DeoR/GlpR family DNA-binding transcription regulator, with product MNAEKRQKFIENFIMSGARVEIKTLSNELNVSEMTIRRDLRKLEEQGLIKRVFKGTELDSIKNSDLIDDSLKKRIVQNTEEKKLIGKIAATFVKDGDIIALDASTTVYEMCKHLKDKKITIITNSIRVCLYFSMVKNVDIILAGGNLRYGTLSLIGPDVGTNFRKYYTNKIFISGKALSYENKLTDINAFEIETKKALIENTKEVFVLLDHSKLNKTSLIKACDLKNISKLIIDGMKEFSDQEEKVIQKIKNEGVEVIIA from the coding sequence ATGAATGCGGAAAAAAGGCAAAAATTCATTGAAAATTTTATCATGTCAGGAGCAAGGGTTGAAATAAAGACGTTAAGTAATGAACTGAACGTCTCTGAGATGACTATACGAAGAGATTTGAGAAAGTTAGAAGAACAAGGTCTTATAAAAAGAGTGTTTAAAGGGACAGAGTTAGATTCTATAAAAAATAGCGATTTAATAGATGACAGTTTAAAAAAAAGGATTGTACAAAACACGGAAGAAAAAAAACTAATAGGAAAAATTGCCGCTACTTTTGTAAAAGATGGGGATATCATCGCCCTAGATGCCTCAACAACAGTCTATGAAATGTGTAAACATCTAAAAGATAAAAAAATTACCATCATTACGAATTCAATTAGAGTGTGTTTATATTTTAGTATGGTTAAAAACGTAGACATTATTTTGGCAGGTGGAAATTTAAGATATGGAACGCTCTCTCTAATTGGTCCAGATGTTGGTACTAATTTTAGAAAATATTATACAAATAAAATATTTATTTCAGGAAAAGCTTTATCTTATGAGAATAAATTAACAGATATTAACGCATTCGAAATTGAAACTAAGAAGGCTTTAATCGAAAATACTAAAGAAGTTTTTGTATTGCTTGATCATTCAAAGTTAAATAAAACATCTCTCATAAAAGCATGTGATTTAAAAAACATATCCAAACTTATCATAGATGGTATGAAAGAATTTTCAGATCAAGAAGAAAAAGTAATACAAAAGATTAAAAATGAAGGTGTAGAAGTCATTATCGCGTAA
- a CDS encoding helix-turn-helix domain-containing protein, producing MENLVAFRKAKGWSQQKLSEKSGVSQTYISELEADKKHPTVFIVQKLASALDVTLSELLNEKSPSPKLRVG from the coding sequence TTGGAAAACTTAGTCGCTTTTCGCAAGGCAAAGGGATGGTCTCAACAGAAATTATCCGAAAAATCAGGTGTTTCACAAACCTATATCTCAGAACTTGAAGCGGATAAGAAGCACCCGACCGTTTTTATTGTACAAAAATTGGCTTCTGCTTTAGATGTAACTCTTTCGGAACTGTTAAATGAAAAATCTCCATCGCCAAAACTTAGAGTTGGCTAG